The following nucleotide sequence is from Pedobacter sp. PACM 27299.
CAGTTTACCTATGCGCGTTGTGCTGTATTTTACTGAGTTATAGCTGCAGCAAAAATGAAGAATCGCCAGATCCGGTAAAAGAACAGGACAAATCAAAGGAGCCAGAAAAACCTGATCCGCCGTTAAATACGGCCTTGGTACCTTCCACTATCAAGTCACAGAATTTACTGCTGACCTTCAAGTATGATGAAGAAAAAAACCTACTGATGGAGTTGGTTCAATCTGATGGATGGCTTACTAAATTCTTTTATCGCTCAGACCAGACTCCGATGGAGCTGGAATACTACAAAGACAATAAGCTGCAGCAAAGCGTCGGCTATATCTTCAACAAAGATGGTCGGCTGGACAAGATTGCATTGTTTGATAAAAATTCAATATCCTATGGTTTCTATTTGGTGGTTCAGGATGAGGGAAAACGAACCACGCAATTAAAGAAATATGATGCAAAAGGCAAATTGATGGAAGAGGAAAACATCAGTTATGATCAGCTGGGGAATATCACCACAATCATGCTGACCAACAATGGCAAAATCACCACCATGAGCAGTACTTACGACGACCGCCCTGGAATTTACCGCAATATCCCCCACTTTCAATTGTTATTCCTGGCACAGCCACAACAGCAAGCCAGAGCCCTTTACTCCATCAGTAACCCTTTGCGGCTAGATTACCTGCCTTCTGTTACAAGCAGCAGTATATATACTTACGAATACAACAGCAGTGGCTATCCATCCAGCCTACAGATGACCCGGGGAAACCTCAGTGAAGCAGTTAAAATGACCTATAAAACACTTAAGCCAAAATAATTATTTAGCTGTACTCCTGAATGCAGAAGCCCGGTAAAGGTTATCTGTGGCCTGCAGAATTTTAGCTTTAAGCTTTGGATTATAATCAGGGTGTGCTTTCAGGAAATCTGTAACCAGGGCTGCGGCTTCCTCCGTCTGGTAATAGCTAAAGGTAGATTGCAACCAGCTTTGAGGGAAGAATATATCACCTGTTGTTTGGATTTCAACAAGCATATCCAAGCTCTTAGGCAAGTACGCAATAGAAGTTGCTTGCCTAAGCGGGTGATGCAGGTAGTACAAGGCAACACCCACATTGGCTTCTTTTTCCCTGTTCACCTTTAATTCTAAGCGTTTGAAAAAAGCATTCCGGTCAGTAAGATTTGAAGAAACAGCAGGCCTGATGTATTCATAACGTTTCCTGCGGTCTGCATTAGTGATTCTATCTAACTGTGATTGGAGCAGACTGGAATTATCTTCCATTCTAAGAGCCAAAGCAAAGGTTAATGCGGTATAATCATCTTCCGATAAGATCAAACCTTGCGGTGCTTTTTGATTTTTCCAGATGAGGTTTAATTGTTCAGTTGCGGTTTTCGATAGGAAGATGTCCTGATAAGCCTTGAAATATAGTTTTTTCTGATTTGCTTTAGGCTGGTTAATCATGGCATTCCATAGTACATTTTCTAATCTATTATGAATGGCCATTCTTTCTTCAGGCTTCATAAACTCCCAGAAAATAGTACTAATGTAACCAGTCATCAGTTTCAGATTAAGTTCTTCTTTTTCCTGACCAATACCACTCATCAACAACTCCAGCAATGCAGCGGGTTGGATTGATCTGCCATTTAACATGTTCTCATAAAGAGAAATATAGGCCGAAGCACGATTTAATGGCTGTTCAATTTTGTAAAGTTTTGAAAACATGGCATTGTCTACCGGCCATACGCCATACCCTTGTCCTGATGAATTAAACTGTACAAATAAGGGGGTATCCATTCCTATGACTTCTTTTACCGCCACTTCTTTTGCATTCAGATTTACCGTCAGTTCTTTAACACCATCAGGGTAATATAAACTGACTTCGAAAAGCTGAGGCCAGATTTTTTCGTCTTCAACTCTGCTTGAGCTAGCATTTCCGCTGCCATACTCTGCTTTTTGCTGGATATTGAAGCTGGTAATTTTACCATCTTTCTTTTCCAATTGGTAATCAACAACGGGTCTACCGCTATCATTTACCCATACTTTATTCCATTTTTGTAAATCAGCATCGGCATACTTATCCAGGATGGATATCAAGTCTGGCCATGAGGCATTGCCATTCGCAAACTTTTTAAGGTATTCACGAACTCCATGTTGAAATTTATCTTTTCCCATTAACCGCTCCAGCTGACGCATCATAATAGGTGCTTTATGATAAATGATATTGCCATAAAGTGTTCCGGCATCTTTTAAATTGTCCAAATCCTGACGGATAGGGTTTGCACCAATGGTACGGTCTACCCCATAAGCAGCGGGGAAGTGATCCACCAGGAATTTCAAATCAAAATCTGCCTTTCCGGTAATTTCTTCTGTGCTTTTATCTGCCATAAAATTGGCAAACACCTCTTTCATCCAGACATCTGTGAACCAATTCATGGTTACTAAATCTCCAAACCAGATGTGTGCCGTTTCATGTGCAATCAAATTACTTCTGGAGTTCAGCTGATCTTTCGTAGCCCCTCCATCTAAAAACAAGGAGGATTCTTTATATTGAATTGCACCTACATGTTCCATTCCTCCGAATTGGAAATCCGGGATGGCCACGAAATCAAACTTCTGGAATGGGTAAGGAATTCCCGTCCATTGCTCCATAAATTTCAAAGAATTCCCATGGATCCTGAAGATTTCATTTAGGCTATGATTAAGCTTTGCAGTATCTGTTTCACGGTATAAGAAATTTCCAGACAGGCGATCCATTGGCGCTGTCATCTTTTTAAATTTCCCTGCGGCAAAAGCAAAAAGATAGGTACTGATCGTATCAGAAGGTTTATAATGATAAGTTTTGCGATTCGCTGTCAGTACTGAATCTCTCAGTGCTGCATTTGCAATTGCATTCCAATCCTTGGCTACCTTTAGAGTCAGGGTATAAACTGCTTTCATATCTGGCTGATCAAAACATGGAAAAACTGTTCTTGCACGATCCGGCACAAATAGCGTATATAAATAGTCTGAGTTTCGATTCAAAGCACCATTACCCGCCCAGAACTCTATAGAGACCCCATTTTTTCCGGATTTCAGATATTTCTGATCTACAACCAAGTGCTCATTAACTAACTGTATTTCAACAGGCATCCCATTTACTAAAAGTTTTTTAAGCAGACTTTTATCTTCTTTAAAATCAAGCTGCAGGGGATATTTTGTCGATTTAAGCTGAAATGAAACCTCAGCTACTGCAGCAATTTTTTGCTCTTTCTCTGCTGGAATATCCAATTCCATCAGGTAATGAACCTCTGAAATATTAGCTTTTCTATAATTCGCAAGATTTCGGGAAACTCCGGTTTCTATTCCTGGATCAGGAAGAGATTTTACCGTCGCACAGGATAAAAAAACAGTGGCCACCAGGGGAAACAGATAACGTACATTCAGCATTTGGCTAATTTAACAATGATTCTCTAATTTGTTCGTCATATATAACCTCTGAAACTTGATTTATAGCAAATAATCATTCTTTAGTGTAAATTAGTAACAAAAAAATAATCAAATGAAGACAACATTAAAAGCTTTGATGATTCTCGCACTGGCAGTTTCATTAAACACGGAACTTCAGGCTCAAGGTATCAAAATACCTCAGGCGAGTTCTGCTCAGACCATCACACAGAGTTTTGGATTAGGTAAAATCAACGTTTCTTATTCACGTCCAAACACCAAAGGCCGTAAAGTTTTTGGAGGAATGGAGCCATTCGACAAAGTTTGGCGTACGGGCGCTAACTCAGCTACTTCCATCACCTTTAGTGACCCGGTGAAAATTGGCGGACAAGAGCTTGCAGCTGGTACTTATGGCTTATTTACCATTCCTGGCAAAGATGAGTGGACGGTTATCTTCAATAAGGATTCAAAACAATGGGGTGCTTATGAATACAAGGAGGCTGAAGATGTATTGCGCATCAAAGTAAAACCTGTTAAACTAAAAGAGAAAGTTGAAACTTTCACTATTCAGTTTGCTAATGTGTTCCCTACTACTGCAAAACTACAGTTATCATGGGAAAACACAGGTTTAAACATTGACTTAAGCACAGACATTGATGCTCAGGTAATGGCTAGTATTGATGAGGCCATGAAAGCTGAGAAAAAGCCTTATTTCGCTGCCGCACAATATTACTTTGAAAACGGCAAAGACCTGAATAAGGCATTAGAATGGATCAATGCTGCTGAAGCTGCAGATCCTAAAGCACCATGGGTAAGGTTATGGAAAGGCCGTATTCAATTGAAAAAAGGCGATAAAGCCGGAGCAATTGCTTCTGCAGAAGCTGGAATTAAATTGGCTACTGAAGCTAAAGTGGATGAATATGTAAGACTAAACAGCGCATTACTTGCTGAAGCAAAAAAATAACATCCGGTTTATTCACATCGGTTAAAACAAAAACGGGTTGCATCCTAATGATGCAGCCCGTTTTTGAATAAATAGCCGGTCTATACCGGTTTTTCTAAGCGCTTAGTTTCCTTGGTAAACTGCTGAATGACGATCGACAATAGCACAACCAGCATACAACCAATCACATTGAGCCATAAATAAGCAACCCAATCTTGCCTGCCAATGAGTACCACTGCGATTTCAGCCGTAATTGCAGCAAGAAAAACCGCTCTCCCATTGACCTGTTTGATGTAAAAAGCTACTAGAAATACCCCTAAAATGGTCCCATAAATATAAGAACCCAGGATATTCACTGCTTCCAGCAAATTCCCGATTTTACTGGCATATAAGGCCATAATGATACAGATTACTCCCCAAAACACGGTTGCCCATCTGGAAGCCTGCAGGTATTCATGATCAGACCCATCCTTGCGGATCAGTCTTTTATAAATATCGATAACAGTTGTAGAGGCCAGAGAGTTCAAGGCACTGGCTGTTGAGCCCATCGAAGCTAAAAATATAATAGCAATCAGCAATCCAATTAGCCCTTTAGGCAAGTATTGCGTTACAAAACTCAGAAAGATATAATTGTTGTCATTGACATCTGCATGTTCATCATTCTTCGTCATCAGTGTAGTCACTTCCTTTCGGATCGACTTTCCTTTTTCATCAGCCATTTGTAAGTCAGTCCGATAACGATCAATTTCCGATTTATCCCCTTTGTTTAAAGCCTGATTCATCTGATCTACTACCTTTTGTTTTTCTACAAATGACAGATCATAAGCAGTTTTTAACTTATTCAGTTCCGGCTGGTATTCGCTCTTTTCCAACTTATTTAATTCAAAGCTGTTAAAAAAGATAGGCGGGCGATTGTATTGGTAAAAAGTAAACACAAGTACGCCAATCAAAAGAATCAGGAATTGCATCGGGATTTTAACCAATCCATTCATCAGAAGCCCTAAACGGCTTTGGTTCACAGAAGCACCCGATAAATACCGTCCTACCTGACTTTGATCCGTTCCAAAATAAGAAAGCTGCAAAAAGAATCCACCAATCAGGCCAGACCAAACCGTATAAGGATTGTTCAGGTCAAAGGTGAAATCGATCGCATTTGTCCTGCCCATTTTTCCGGCAATGCTCAGGGCTTTCCCAAAACCAATATCTCC
It contains:
- a CDS encoding M1 family metallopeptidase, whose amino-acid sequence is MLNVRYLFPLVATVFLSCATVKSLPDPGIETGVSRNLANYRKANISEVHYLMELDIPAEKEQKIAAVAEVSFQLKSTKYPLQLDFKEDKSLLKKLLVNGMPVEIQLVNEHLVVDQKYLKSGKNGVSIEFWAGNGALNRNSDYLYTLFVPDRARTVFPCFDQPDMKAVYTLTLKVAKDWNAIANAALRDSVLTANRKTYHYKPSDTISTYLFAFAAGKFKKMTAPMDRLSGNFLYRETDTAKLNHSLNEIFRIHGNSLKFMEQWTGIPYPFQKFDFVAIPDFQFGGMEHVGAIQYKESSLFLDGGATKDQLNSRSNLIAHETAHIWFGDLVTMNWFTDVWMKEVFANFMADKSTEEITGKADFDLKFLVDHFPAAYGVDRTIGANPIRQDLDNLKDAGTLYGNIIYHKAPIMMRQLERLMGKDKFQHGVREYLKKFANGNASWPDLISILDKYADADLQKWNKVWVNDSGRPVVDYQLEKKDGKITSFNIQQKAEYGSGNASSSRVEDEKIWPQLFEVSLYYPDGVKELTVNLNAKEVAVKEVIGMDTPLFVQFNSSGQGYGVWPVDNAMFSKLYKIEQPLNRASAYISLYENMLNGRSIQPAALLELLMSGIGQEKEELNLKLMTGYISTIFWEFMKPEERMAIHNRLENVLWNAMINQPKANQKKLYFKAYQDIFLSKTATEQLNLIWKNQKAPQGLILSEDDYTALTFALALRMEDNSSLLQSQLDRITNADRRKRYEYIRPAVSSNLTDRNAFFKRLELKVNREKEANVGVALYYLHHPLRQATSIAYLPKSLDMLVEIQTTGDIFFPQSWLQSTFSYYQTEEAAALVTDFLKAHPDYNPKLKAKILQATDNLYRASAFRSTAK
- a CDS encoding sodium:solute symporter, producing MSNIDWAVLIITLVAIVVYGIYKSRGAKNIQGFLLGNQTAPWYQVCLSVMATQASAITFLSAPGLAYSSGMSFVQFYFGLPLAMIVLCITFVPIYHRLKVYTAYEFLEQRFDLNTRALTAFLFLIQRGLSTGITIYAPSIILSTILDINTTYTTLFIGSLVVFYTVYGGTKAVSYTQMLQMSIIFCGLFAAGIMVVHLLPGDIGFGKALSIAGKMGRTNAIDFTFDLNNPYTVWSGLIGGFFLQLSYFGTDQSQVGRYLSGASVNQSRLGLLMNGLVKIPMQFLILLIGVLVFTFYQYNRPPIFFNSFELNKLEKSEYQPELNKLKTAYDLSFVEKQKVVDQMNQALNKGDKSEIDRYRTDLQMADEKGKSIRKEVTTLMTKNDEHADVNDNNYIFLSFVTQYLPKGLIGLLIAIIFLASMGSTASALNSLASTTVIDIYKRLIRKDGSDHEYLQASRWATVFWGVICIIMALYASKIGNLLEAVNILGSYIYGTILGVFLVAFYIKQVNGRAVFLAAITAEIAVVLIGRQDWVAYLWLNVIGCMLVVLLSIVIQQFTKETKRLEKPV
- a CDS encoding DUF2911 domain-containing protein, yielding MKTTLKALMILALAVSLNTELQAQGIKIPQASSAQTITQSFGLGKINVSYSRPNTKGRKVFGGMEPFDKVWRTGANSATSITFSDPVKIGGQELAAGTYGLFTIPGKDEWTVIFNKDSKQWGAYEYKEAEDVLRIKVKPVKLKEKVETFTIQFANVFPTTAKLQLSWENTGLNIDLSTDIDAQVMASIDEAMKAEKKPYFAAAQYYFENGKDLNKALEWINAAEAADPKAPWVRLWKGRIQLKKGDKAGAIASAEAGIKLATEAKVDEYVRLNSALLAEAKK